TCAACGTGCTGTTCGGGCAGATGTCGGTCGTGGGACCGCGTCCGCACGCACTCGAACACGACGATCTGTACAAGGACCAGGTGTACGGCTACATGCACCGCTATCGCATCAAGCCCGGCATTACCGGCTGGGCGCAGGTCAACGGTTATCGCGGCGCGACGACGAAGATCGAAAAGATGGAATCGCGCGTGAAGTTCGATCTGTTCTACATCCATAACTGGTCGTTCGGTTTCGACATGCGGATCGTGCTGATCACGATCTTCAAGGGTTTTGTCGGCCGAAACGCCTATTGAACACGCTGATTTTCGGGGATTCACTGTGAAAGTGTCCGTGATCGTGCCGACCTGGCGGCGCATTAACGACCTCGCCCGCTGCATCGCCGCGCTCGACGCGCAGCGCCGCCTCGCGGACGAAGTGATCGTGGTCGTGCGCGCGGAAGACGGCGCGACGCTCGAATGGCTGCGCGCACGCGAAGCCGCACGACCCGACGCACGCCTGACGATCGCATTGATCGATCGTCCCGGTGTCGTCGCGGCCTATAACCGTGGACTCGACTGCGCGACCGGCGACGTCGTGTGCTTCACCGACGACGACGCCGCGCCGCACGCCGACTGGATCGAACGCATCGCGCGCGCGTTCGAGGACGACCCCGCTCTCGGCGGACTCGGCGGCCGCGACATCGTGCACGAACGCTACGGCGTCCTGCAGGGCGAGAAGCCCGTCGTGGGACTCGTGCGCTGGTACGGCCGCACGATCGGCAACCATCACATCGGCCACGGCCCCGCGCGCGAAGTGAACATCCTGAAGGGCGTGAACATGTCGTTCCGCCGCGACGCGGTCGGCACGCTGCGCTTCGATGCGCGGCTGCGCGGCAGCGGCGCGCAGGTGCATTGCGAAATGGCGTTCAGCCTCGACGTCGGACGGCGTGGCTGGACCCTCGTGTACGACCCGATGCTGCTCGTCGAGCACTACCCGGCGGCGCGCAGCGACGAAGACCAACGCTACACGTTCAACGATGTGGCGTACTACAACGCGTCGTTCAATCTCCGACTCATCCTCTGCGAACACCTGTCGCCATCAGGCCGATGGGCGTTCGTCGCGTACTCCGCATTGATCGGCGACCGCGCCGATCCCGGACTCGCACGTGCCCTGTCGCTCGCATTGCGCGGCGACGGACCGGGGCTCGCGCTGCGCAAATGGTGGGTCGGTCTGCGTGCAATGCGCGGAGCGTGGGCAGCAGCCGTCCGTCCGCAACAACCGTAGGAACCAGCAGGAACAATCGGCGTGAGCAATCACGCGGGGGATCATCGACATGAATATCAACAAACTCACCATCCTGCTCGCAGCGACATCGCTCAGTGCATGTTCGTTCGCGCCGGGACCGTATCTGGACAGCGACCGGCTCGACCAGACGACGATCCCGCAACGCAGTGCCGAACGCTACGTCGTGCGGCCGATCGACGTCGCGTACTTCCGTCAGGAACGCGCCGCGTACAAGCCCGCAGTGTGTCCGCTCACGTGCCTGACGCAGCAACTGCGCAAGCAGTACGAGTATCACATCGGTATCGGCGACCAGCTGACGATCATCGTCTGGGACCATCCGGAGCTGACCGGCACCGGCTTTTCGAGCGCGGTGACGCTGCCGCCTCTGCCGCCGGTCGGTCAGAGCGCCGGTGCGACCGGCATATCGAGCGCGGGTGCGGGCGGCACGACCGGGCCGTCGGCAAACGGCGCGGGTAGCGGTGGTGGCG
This portion of the Paraburkholderia flava genome encodes:
- a CDS encoding glycosyltransferase family 2 protein, producing MKVSVIVPTWRRINDLARCIAALDAQRRLADEVIVVVRAEDGATLEWLRAREAARPDARLTIALIDRPGVVAAYNRGLDCATGDVVCFTDDDAAPHADWIERIARAFEDDPALGGLGGRDIVHERYGVLQGEKPVVGLVRWYGRTIGNHHIGHGPAREVNILKGVNMSFRRDAVGTLRFDARLRGSGAQVHCEMAFSLDVGRRGWTLVYDPMLLVEHYPAARSDEDQRYTFNDVAYYNASFNLRLILCEHLSPSGRWAFVAYSALIGDRADPGLARALSLALRGDGPGLALRKWWVGLRAMRGAWAAAVRPQQP